The proteins below come from a single Yamadazyma tenuis chromosome 5, complete sequence genomic window:
- a CDS encoding uncharacterized protein (COG:E; EggNog:ENOG503NUX6), whose translation MTSANGQVFGISVGYGMIVGVGFAFAIIMVGITKILSKYMNEMQDSEMLMTAKRSIKSGLVASAVVSSWTIGSTLLLSCTSAYSNGVSSAYWYGAGACVQIIIFSTMALEMKKKAPSCHTYQEIVRTRYGPATHIVSIIYSIIQMVCYTTNLLINGSSVFEAITGVNRDASIVLFPIGVIIYTLLGGIKATFLTDWTHTVIIYAILLTFMFNCYATNPIVGSPGALWEMLVETSARRPIAGNMDGSLLTFNSVQGGLFGLVLFGAGWAAAVDSQLFQKAIAADHKTLISGYVLGGLCWFALPFCLSTTMGLLAAGLETHPSFPTYPELMTADQISAGLVLPFAAEALMGKSGVAMVLTMVFMAVTAAFSSETIALSAMMTHDVYKAYFDPKAKGKKLILVSHSCVIVFGIVTVALGIGLSHAGFDVSFITTASGIIVNVNVGAIIFTLFWKKVSGFAYMAGTILSTLISVAVWMGYTVSQSGYVSLSTLSTNEALAAGNTMAIGVPFLLIPLFTLIKPADFDWDIWLDIKQDDNSDFNKEHGLTNILSQDEATKAILDERNRLDKELNRQSKIGFGLTILFVLFFLILFPLPLYGSKYVFSKSFFRGWIVVMFLWGFFAAITIILLPLWDGRQSLKRLFDIVVLKKTEEKPLGDIYFVKSLEGQTIEESPDESSSVGKEKISQKVDQV comes from the exons ATGACATCTGCAAACGGACAAGTGTTTGGAATTAGCGTTGGTTATGGTATGATTGTAGGGGTTGGTTTTGCCTTCGCTATAATCATGGTGGGTATTACCAAAATCTTATCTAAGTATATGAATGAAATGCAAGATTCAGAAATGCTTATGACAGCAAAAAGAAGTATCAAATCTGGTTTGGTGGCCAGTGCGGTGGTTTCTTCATGGACAATTGGTAGTACTTTACTTTTGTCGTGTACCTCGGCATATAGTAATGGGGTTTCTTCTGCTTATTGGTATGGAGCAGGTGCCTGTGTTCAAATCATTATCTTCTCGACAATGGCtttggaaatgaagaaaaaagCCCCTTCTTGTCATACTTATCAAGAGATTGTTAGAACTAGATACGGGCCCGCAACCCATATCGTTTCAATCATCTATTCGATTATTCAAATGGTTTGTTACACCACaaatttgttgatcaatggTTCTTCTGTCTTTGAAGCCATTACCGGTGTCAACAGAGATGCTTCTATTGTTTTGTTCCCCATTGGAGTTATTATTTATACTTTATTGGGAGGAATTAAAGCCACCTTCTTAACTGATTGGACCCACACGGTGATTATCTATGCTATTTTGTTGACATTTATGTTCAACTGTTATGCCACTAATCCTATTGTTGGATCCCCAGGTGCCCTTTGGGAAATGCTTGTAGAAACCAGTGCAAGAAGACCAATTGCTGGTAATATGGATGGTTCCTTATTGACATTCAATTCGGTCCAAGGTGGATTATTTGGTTTAGTTCTTTTCGGGGCTGGATGGGCTGCTGCCGTTGACTCTCAATTGTTTCAGAAAGCTATTGCTGCTGACCACAAAACCTTGATTTCGGGTTATGTGTTGGGTGGTTTATGTTGGTTTGCAC TTCCCTTCTGTCTTTCTACCACAATGGGTTTGCTTGCTGCTGGTTTGGAAACCCACCCGTCTTTCCCAACTTATCCAGAATTAATGACGGCAGACCAAATTAGCGCTGGTCTTGTATTACCTTTTGCAGCTGAAGCGTTGATGGGAAAATCCGGTGTTGCAATGGTATTAACAATGGTATTTATGGCTGTCACAGCCGCTTTCTCATCTGAAACAATTGCCCTTTCTGCCATGATGACCCATGATGTTTACAAGGCTTATTTTGATCCTAAAGCCAAAGGTAAaaaattgattttggtgtcCCATTCTTGTGTAATTGTATTCGGGATTGTTACGGTGGCCCTTGGTATTGGATTGTCTCATGCTGGTTTTGATGTTTCCTTTATTACCACTGCCTCGGGTATCATTGTCAATGTTAATGTAGGAGCAATCATCTTCACGTTATTCTGGAAAAAAGTTTCGGGCTTTGCTTATATGGCTGGTACCATCCTTTCAACCTTAATCTCCGTGGCTGTCTGGATGGGATACACTGTTTCCCAATCTGGATATGTTTCATTGTCTACTTTATCCACCAATGAAGCTTTGGCTGCTGGTAACACAATGGCAATCGGTGTTCCATTTCTCCTTATTCCCCTTTTCACCCTTATTAAGCCAGCTGATTTTGACTGGGATATCTGGTTAGACATCAAGCAAGATGATAACAGtgatttcaacaaggaaCATGGATTGACCAATATTTTGAGTCAAGACGAAGCAACAAAGGCAATTTTGGATGAAAGGAATAGATTGGATAAAGAATTAAACAGACAAAGCAAGATCGGATTTGGCTTAACTATTTTGTTCgttttgttcttccttaTCCTTTTTCCATTACCATTGTATGGATCCAAATACGTCTTCAgcaaaagcttcttcaggGGTTGGATTGTCGTTATGTTTCTTTGGGGATTCTTTGCTGCTATCACCATTATATTATTGCCCCTCTGGGATGGTAGACAATCACTTAAACGGTTGTTCGACATTGTTGTTCTCAAGAAGACTGAAGAGAAACCACTTGGAGATATTTACTTTGTCAAATCTCTTGAAGGTCAGACAATAGAAGAAAGTCCTGATGAATCTCTGAGTGTAGGCAAAGAGAAGATCAGCCAAAAAGTGGATCAAGTATAA
- a CDS encoding uncharacterized protein (COG:S; EggNog:ENOG503P1EK), with protein MTDTYTKAPNALTPINLSGPAPSNKKLLPKYEINCDMGEGFGPWKMGPDEDIMPLIDRANIACGGHASDPSIMLKTIKLAKKYGVAVGAHPGLPDKQGFGRRSWAIAPDDVYTMVLYQVGALKAMCDSEGVELSHIKPHGELYFYTERDAGVKAAVIRAAKVFGVPLVAGKSADYQEVAAKAGQQLIHEVYPDLHISPEGYLVKIQAGPKSLRTPERIYECVKKAGMVDQITNVDGEEMNLGFGGAPISFCLHSDMPTALENVIKTREAVDEINQLYGLK; from the coding sequence ATGACCGACACATATACAAAAGCACCCAATGCACTTACGCCTATCAACTTAAGTGGCCCAGCCCCATCTAATAAGAAACTTCTTCCCAAGTATGAAATCAATTGTGATATGGGAGAAGGATTCGGGCCTTGGAAAATGGGCCCAGACGAAGATATTATGCCGCTAATTGATAGGGCCAACATCGCCTGTGGGGGGCATGCCTCAGACCCGCTGATAATGTTAAAGACCATTAAGCTCGCCAAAAAGTATGGCGTCGCGGTGGGGGCCCATCCAGGACTTCCTGACAAACAGGGATTTGGTAGGAGATCTTGGGCCATTGCTCCAGACGATGTGTACACTATGGTTTTGTACCAAGTTGGTGCATTGAAGGCCATGTGTGATAGTGAAGGAGTTGAGCTCTCTCATATCAAGCCGCACGGAGAATTATATTTTTATACCGAAAGAGATGCTGGCGTGAAAGCCGCCGTGATTAGAGCAGCCAAGGTTTTTGGTGTCCCATTGGTGGCCGGTAAAAGTGCCGATTATCAAGAGGTTGCAGCAAAGGCGGGTCAACAGCTTATCCATGAGGTCTACCCGGATTTACATATCTCTCCCGAAGGGTATTTAGTGAAGATCCAGGCGGGGCCAAAGTCTCTTAGAACTCCAGAGAGGATTTACGAGTGCGTGAAAAAGGCAGGAATGGTGGATCAAATTACTAACGTGGATGGCGAAGAAATGAATCTCGGCTTCGGAGGTGCTCCGATCTCATTTTGTTTACACAGCGATATGCCCACGGCTTTGGAAAATGTTATCAAGACCAGGGAGGCggttgatgaaatcaaccaattgtATGGGCTCAAGTAA